In Ureibacillus thermophilus, the genomic stretch CAGCCCGCGATGTCCAAGATCGGCATCAGCAATATTTCTTAGGGAAAAGTTTAGATGCGACTTGCCCAATGGGACCTTATATCGTAACAAAAGACGAAATTCCAAATCCACAAAATTTAACCATTGTAACGAAAGTGAATGGGGAAGTTCGCCAAAACGGAAATACAGAAGATATGATGTTCCCGATTGACCGGTTGATTTCCATCATCTCTCATCATGTAACGTTGGAGCCTGGTGATGTGATTCTTACAGGTACGCCTAAAGGAGTTGGAAAAGGCATGAATCCTCCACAATTTTTAAAATCTGGCGATGAAGTGCGAATTTCCATTGAAGACATCGGCACATTAACAAACCGTTTTGAATAAAAATCAATAAACATGACTGATTAAGTGGACCCGCAAAAGATTTCCAAAAATGCGAAATACTTGCGGGTTCTTTTTTTTATATATTAAAATGAATTTTAAGTGATAAAAGCTACTATTATTGAATAAAAATCGATCCCATGGTAGCATGAACATTGAATATGAAGTGAGGTGGGAAATTATGGATTTTTTAACTAGTTCGACACATTTGCACATTACGGTTTGGTTGATTGGAATCATCTTATTTTTGATTGGAGCCATGAAGCCAAATAAAGGGTTACATATGGCATTGCGCTTATTTTATATCCTAATCATCATCACTGGCGGCGCTTTATTTATCGAAGCGATGGATTACGGACAAGGCATGAACTACGGTATTAAATTTTTATTGGGCCTTTTAGTTATTGGCATGATGGAAATGGTGTTAGTTAACCAATCCAAAGGAAAATCTACTACTGTTT encodes the following:
- a CDS encoding YisL family protein: MDFLTSSTHLHITVWLIGIILFLIGAMKPNKGLHMALRLFYILIIITGGALFIEAMDYGQGMNYGIKFLLGLLVIGMMEMVLVNQSKGKSTTVFWILFAIFLFLTLFYGFKLPMGMNFLA